The DNA sequence CATCACTCTATTTTAAGAGAAATAAgtactaaaaatagaatggaGAAAGTTCATAACTAATTAAAGCAAGTACATCATCAAAAATAACATTCtgaagaaaaaattcatttttacaaCTGAATTCTCATTCATATCAATATCAAATGTATACAGAAAACATAAAACCTAGTTTAgaatatataaattgtatacaGATAACTATGATATGAAATGCATTAATAATAGAAACAGTAATTAACGCCTTTACGCAAAGACTGAACAAGTATTAATGTTTCTTCACATATGTTTACAAAATCATCACAATGCCTAAATATTTGTAAACCTTAACTTTGTGTAAAGTCATACTTAAAATGCCGTTAATATAACAAAGCCGAAGTTCGGTCCATAATACTAAACAAAAACGTCTAGGGAACTCTGCTCAGTTTTGTAAACGTTTACATTATTCAACTTGGCATATCCTGTGAAAACACTTGATAAATACTGAATATCTTCAatacataaatgttaaatatcaactgaaaatttAAACGCGTACAATTACCCCTTCTGATTACATgttaaaaataagcaaataatcATAGATAATATAGACATAGGAAATACTGTAACCGAAACTATAAAATACCCagtatattcaaaatgaaaactgACACTTTGCAAAAAAGCGAAAAggtcattatttcattacaacAATTAAACAATCAGATATTATGAAACACCCTGCATATAAAGAATCTAACCATGAATTCACAATATCATATTCATTTGAACAAGCAACGTATGTTAAAAAGACGGACATGGAGCGAGAAATGCATTGTACATTTAACCAGGGCAATTTAATATACGGTTTTGGATTATCAACAGTGGCATTTCAGAATTTTGTATCTATCCAGGTGACTACAATTCTCAACTCAAATACAGTGTGatcttttgaattatttttctaaatatcttcTCAACGTAAATATAAATAGTGACTGTGTTAGTACTCTGCAATCGCAAAAACAATATTACAAAACATAAGAAGGAACGAATGAAACCGACATATATCACTAATATGTTTACATACGTTTGCATCAATATTAAAGATTATATACTAATCTAACAAATTACTGATTTTAAAAGCAATGAAATATATGTGACCACTGTATTAGAACTGAAGTTAATGGCATATCAATGGCGTAAATAAGGATATAAGTAGGTCCATGCTGACATATCCTTGACAAAAAAGAATTGATAAAAGCTATGAATAAGCACAAGaacaaatacattgaaaatcGTGTTTTGAAGCACGTAAATGCTAGATCCGACAGCTCGTACTATTGTGAACGCAGCAATGTCAAAACCTCAAAAACATACAACAATATCTGTAATTGAAGCTGATTTTTCATTATcatcataataatattttgaagTAAACAGAAGTTCcgtctattttttataaaattttaaaagcaataacTAACCCAGTATCGACTTCTATATAAAAAGTACTTAACAAAGTACATGAAAgatttttgtaattataaatcACTGAATGGTTGCATTTTGTTAAAAGTTAGCAACAAAAGAAATCGTTTCCTAAGTTTCGAAAACTTCAAAAGATTCTGGACACGAGCCTCATTATGTGTAGGATCTTATCAATATCCACGCAAACATACCCATTCAGATTTGTATTTGACTTCTCTCAGTGAAAATTATGCAAATCAAAATTTCCCATATTGTTCGCTTCTTCAGAATAGGCAGCGAAAGATGCTCCGTCCATTTCCGGTGCGAGCTTATTTCCGTCCGCAAGTCGATGCTGTACTCCACCAATATCAGACTTGCATTCCGGGCACATGCCCTTCTGATTGGCTCCGCCACATTCGCCAATAGCGTAAATATGATCTGAAAAAGAATAATTTATGTATAGTTATACGtaatttctaatttttaaaaaggttacGTGCTAGCTATTCTTTATTTTTCTCGTACATATcgtatttaattgtttaaagatATAGGCTACCAACTTGTTACATATACAGGAGACGCAATTTACAAGCGTGAGTGCTTAATTGTAGAAAAGGCAGAAGTTATGATGTTAAATGCTTCAACGTATTAATACACTTAAAACATATGATTTTATCATGTAGTTTAACAAGCGCATCAAGCCAACAACTACGCGTACATACATGAAAGATTAATGCATTTACAGAGTACTTACTTTTCGCGCATTTGAACCAATGCCCCTTTGACAGCCCAACGGCCTTTACAATTTCCAGCCTCTCCTCTTCTGTTATTCCCAAACCTTCTATTTTCAAAAGATCTTTCAGGTGGTTGATGACAGAATCAATTTCTGTTTCCCTTTCTTCTGTAAATCTTTGGACATCCAGTATCAAACTCTCAACTTTCTGAAAGTCATCTGTTGCTTCTTTGTCTTTTCCAGCAGATTTGATGGCTCTTTTCATCTTTAGAAATTGTACGTAAACGTTGCCTCTTTGGATTTCCCTTGTAAAGTCTTCGATTTCTTGTTCAGACAAAACACCCAAATTTTTTGTTAAACGTTCGACAAACTCGGATGTTAGGATGACCATTTCTTTCTCACCATTGAACATTTTGCCATTAACTTTTGCGTAGTTTTCTTTAATGTTACATCTCAACTCTATAACTGCTTTTGCAATTCTATGTCTATTTTCCAAAGACAACAGTTGTGTTTCCGTGAACAATCTGGCCTTTTTGAACGCAGTAAGACTACTTTCGAAATAATCTTGATACTCACAAATGTTATACCGATCCAACGTAGAAATACGGGATCTGGCCATCCGCATTATCCGGATTCTGTTGGTGTAAAACGTTCCACTAAAAATAGGGTTTTCTTTGATACGTCGGGACACTCTGTCTATTATTCCGTTATTCCCGATCATTTGCTGTTTTACTCGTTCAACATCTTCCAGAGCCTGATTAACTATTTTCCCATACCTTAGGCATTTGCGAATTGTAGTCTTGCAGAGTGGGCAACCTTTAAGCTGAATGGAGTTCGATTCGTCTTTCATTTGCATGTACTTGTCCAACGCCCTTGATTCAATTACATGCATACAATCCTCAAGTAAAACAAATCTCGCGTTTGAGTTATCTTCGTAGCCAAAGACAATTTCAGTAACTTTTTCCTTATTGCAAATTCTACAAAGGTTTGGACATGGTTCTCCGCAAAATCCAATGCACGAATGTTTGCATTTCAAACGCTTTTTACAAGCTTTGTTGCATCGTGGTCTGTCACATGGCTGACTGCAAAGCCTGTTACATTTGTAATGCCAACATTTCCATGAACATTGTTCTTGGCATGGTACACATGGTTCTCCACAGGATTTGTTACATTTGCTATGGACACATCTGTTTTCACAGTATTCTGTACACGGTGGACAACTATTACAATAGTCATTGCATGCATGACCGCAGACAAGAATTCGCTTACATTCATGGCGACAAGGTAGGTGGACTTTTCCGCTAAAGCATGTACTACAAGTTCCACTGCAGATGTGTTCACATTTAAGAATTGCCTCACATGGGTGTTGACATTTTGCGACTTCTGTGTCCCCACACAGTATGACAGAGTTGTGTCCACAGGGAAAAGTAAAATCTATTGTAGCTTTACAGTGACTCGTATGTGCATCCCCACATGCTTTGTCACACTGGTGACCACAGTCTAATATATGTTCGCATGGAGCTCGGCATGAAAATTTCAGAGGATTGACCGAACAAGGAACAATTTGCTGATGCTCACAAATTGGTATCGTTTTGTCCATAGGTACTTGGCACGGTCCACATTTAACAAAACATCTGTGAGGACATTTGTGCCCATTGTCACATAATATTTTTGTGCATGGTTCGACACACGTATTTGTTTCATGTGCTCTGTCGAGAACATGACAGTACCTTTTACACACATGACCGCATTTTAGACGGATATCGCAATACTTCTGGCACCCTCCTTCTGGGGCTTTCTTGAAATCGCCGGGTTCGACTGCAACGATAGCATTATCTTGTGGATGGTTCTGGCAGCAAAGTTTCAGACCATTCCCAAAGCaaccattttctttcatttcatccGTTATTCGTTTCCAGAGTGTTGAATACGCAGCAAGTTGATTGAAGTTTCCCAGGACGTAAAACCCATATTTTGCGCGGGAAAGAGCAACACAGATGCGATTTTCTGTCTTTAAAAACCCAATCTTCTCAATTTTGTTGCTCCGCACGAGAGAGAGTATGATAATTTTGTTCTCTTCACCTTGAAAATTATCAACGACTGTGACTTTAACGCCCTCAAACTGTGCTTTAGGCATAAATTTTCGAATACACATCAGCTGGCCGGTGTATGTTGTCAGAATTGTAATTTCGTGTCTTTGGTAACCTTGTAGCAAGAGGTATTGGCAAAGCTGAGCAGCATACTGTGCTTCAAGTGGATTCGAGTAGCTTTTGATATCTTCATCTATTTTTTCTTCACTTTCATGATTGACGAGAAAGATATTAGTTGAAACACCCTTTACATTTGGATACGACTTCACACTTCCGTCATCTAAAAGGTCTGGATAAATATGCTTTACCAAACAAGAAATTTCAGGTCTCATTCGGTGCTGTAATTTCAAGCAGTTAAATTCCATCTTATTTTTAATCATTCTTTCAAACAACGAAACGTCGAGCCTGTATTTGATAGCTAATCTGTAGACGGTTGGGTTTGGTCTAAGTTGTTTGTGGTCTCCAATCAGTATAAGATGTTCGCATCCTTTACTCAGTGTGGTGACAATATGAGCCTCCAATACTTCAGCAGCTTCCTCAACAATTATGATGCGTGGACCAATATCACGGAGTACTGCCTGGTATCTGGCAGCACATGATGTTGTCATGCCAATGACAGAGGCCTGTTTCATAATTTCTTTGTCTTCTTGCATCATTGCCTCGCGGTATCGTTCAGATGCCAGTTCGAAGCGAGTCCGTCTCGCTTCAATTTTATTGTATTCTTTGATGCACAGGTTTTGAATCCACATACGGTACATTCTCCATTTCGTATTGTGATCAAGCCGCCAAACATCTTGGATATAGTCTGCTTCATCTTGACCCATTATGTCATTGTCTGAAATTTTGCGTTCCAACGTAGTTTTCAAAATTCTGTTAAATATCTGCTGAatcaaattttctttctttttatttttatcctTCTTACTCTGAATGCCATGTTCAACAGAGAATACAATTCCGGCTCTACGACGAATTTTTTGCAATAACTCTTGCTCTTTTTCTGGTGCATTTGTGGCATCTTCTTCGTCGGTTTCAGTCACCATATGTCTCTGTCTTTGTTTTGTGTTATCTTCAACATTTACAAATTCTTCTGTTTTTGTTTCATATGCCTGTTCTGCTTGTTGTCTTGAAATTTCTTCGATTCGTTTAATGCCTAACCATTTTATGATGTACGAATATCTCTTCCTTCTGTCTATATTACCTCTAAAATCTTGAACTAGGCTATTATATAGTCGAGGTCCCATCTCTTCTCTCAGAAATCTTTCTCCAACTATTTCGGTTTGGTAAATTTCTATGGTTTTCGCAAGTTCTCTAAGTTCGTCCGAGTGTTGGTCAAGTTCTTCACGTGCCTGTTTTCTTGACATCTGTAGCTTTCCAAGACATTTGCGATAATGTTTCAGGTTGCAATTTTTCAAAACCATGCTGTCACTCCTCCCACCTACTCGCAAAATATCGCCTTTAAAGTACTTTGCAATTCCTTCAAGGAATTGATCGAGGGCATGGTTTGTATAACATACTACCAACATTGGTCGAATTCTATGGTCAGAACCTAGCCATACTGATTTATTGTGCAAAAGTGCTTTGACAATTTGCAAGCCAATATACGTCTTTCCCGTTCCCGGTGGACCTTGAATGATGGAAAATTCACTCGTCAAAGCTGTTTGAACAGCGTCATACTGTGACTCATCTAGATGGAGAAGCTCTTTTGAAGGCCAGCCTTTTTTATTAAGGATATTTACACATTTCGCTTCAGTGGACGTTGAAGAAAACCGATTATTTGCCACTGCTGGAATTCTCGTGCCTATTGTCTGAAGACGCCGTTCACTTTGTAGCTCTATATCTTGATCAACTAATGGCCTTAAGTCATAAGTACTGCCAGGTTTAAGGTAAGCTGGAGCCTCAACATTTCTATcacaataaataatatatttttcaaatggaaGGTCACCTTGTCTGAAAGTTTGCATGCTTGACAGCACATGTCTGTATGATTCAAAGTAGGCAGAAGTTTCTGCCATTCGGAATATCTTATGAAGAACTTCGTACGTTTTCACATCCTCTTGttcaaaatgaacaatgaaaaatCCATTCCTGATGTCCTCCTCATCCCGTCCAACAACTGTTGCCAGGTAAAACGAGTTAAAATCATTGTCTGTCAGGCATACTAAAGATCCGTACATTAACCGTTTACTAACCGACCAGTTGACCCGCTTGATAAAATTGCtcatttcaagtttcattttgtaacataaaCCATGTTCTGTCACAACTGGTGTATGCACAGATACATTTTCATATATCTTTATGTTAAGCTTTCGGATTGATTTCTCGTCCTGGTTTGGCTTCTTTGAGGTTTTAATCTTGATATATTCCGTAATTCCCTCTCGCAAAGGTCCTACAAAATCTTCCCTCAGTAAGCGGAACTGCACATCTAAATAGTGATCTAAGTCGTCATATTCCCCTTCAACTTTGTTTCTTCTAAGAAATGGTCTAGCTGTCCCTGTTATTTCGCTTGGACTAGGGCAAACGGAATATTGTCTAAAATCATCCGGAGGTTTTTGTCTTTCTTTCCTGCCAGAATATGTCTTTTGTTCCTTTTCTAGCTTGTTTTTGTGCTCTACCAAGTCTTGGTACATCGGCACTATTTCATCAACAACTCTATCTTCTTTCGACAAACCatcaattatttgacctaacaATGTACATGCTCTTGAAACCACAAACAATGAAGAAGGATTCCGTGTGATTTGTCCATTTATGATTACCAATATATTTTTCAGCATTTGTTTTACTGGGCTATCTATTTCTTTCCCGTTGCCCATTACATCAATAAGCAAAAATACTACACTGTCGAAGAAATTCCCTTCTTTCAAAGAATCGAAGAGTTCAATCATTAGCCCTGGGGTAGTTCTGGATAAATAAGCTTCTGATAAGGCCTGAAGGAACACTTCTAGAAACTCTTGATTTTCTGACGCTCGCTTCAAGCAATCCTTCAAAGCAGACTTGTTCTTTGTTAGTTCTAAGATAATGTATCCAGGATCCTTTCCAATCAAGTTCTTTAAGAATGGAAATCCTATCACCATTTGTCTACCTTTTTGAACTTCTTTCTCGTTGTTCCAACCACTGTATCTGTCTCTTGAATACTGCGATTGCATTCCTGTATTTGGCCTTACTTTAGGTCTACATCCGTTGATTTCATCTGAAATTGGATTACCAAAGCTTAAATGTGTGTCTGAAACAGGACTCCTGTGACTTCGTCCAAAATTATCATCTGCgatgttttgaaaagtattttgtCTTCTAGGAAATTTTCCATTCCTCCAGTTATTGCCTTGGTCTTCATTTCTTATATCACTATTTgtcttaaaattgttttcattcgCCCCAAACGCTGTTCTCGGCCGCCGCCGAAAAATGTCATTCTTCTGGTTTTGTGAACTTATAGAGTTATCTGCAGGCCGATTCTGATAGGTCACTGACTTAGGTCTTGCACCATGACTTGACCTCTGTCCCTGCTTTCGAGCAAAACCGACAGGCTGAGTGGTTCTTTCGCTTTTGAAATGACGTGGTGTTTCCGTTGTGTCAGGTTTTCTTTCTTTTGAATCATTTCTGTCTCCTCTAGTTTGACTTCctctttttttatctttaaacttCTCTGGTGGTCTGGTGTTTGACCTGTTATACAAGATTTTCTGGATGTCAAACATAATTTTGCACAATTTAATTAAACTATCACACATTATTCCAGATGATTAGAAATCAATATTGTCGCTAAAAATATTACCGTAACCAAAGCCCAAACCCCCATGTTAAGGTCGTTcattaaaagtaaattgtttgcTTATAAATTAACATCTTACTTGAGAAGGTTTTTGAATTACTGTTGAATTATCGTTGAAAACGCTATGCCTGTGAGTTGTCTTGTCTGAAAGTATCATTATATATTTGACCGTTTCCTGTACACGTTTGTCGCCCAGTGCTGCtatgtttatttatgtatttcaGGACTGAGAAATAAAGAAGAGTACTCATATTGAAAGACATTAGTTTAATGGTAATGATGTGATTTGGATTTTGTTAAGGGTCATTGTGTAGAAAGAAAACGGTAACACCGCTTTTCATCAGTATTATAATTTTGCATGGCGACCAGTCAACAAAACTGGTGTTCCTGAAATCGTTACCAGTACTAAGTCCCCACCCCCCCCCCGCAAAtaagtgccaacttccccacagagGTTGCAAACGAATGGCGTGAAACGTGTGGACTTTATTTAGTCACCAATGAGAAAATTCAATTCGCCTGGGAGTCGAACTTTCATATTGATTGCAAGTATTTCCATCGACGGACAGTGCATGCTTATAAAAAGATCAAAGTAGCTAACACATTCATtgtcagaaaatcatttctttcatcaaattcATACAATTATGCATAATGGACGTTATTCTGATATTCATAACCTGGGGTTGTCATTCTAAAGTCAAATGATTTCAAgaagttttgaaaacatcttATCAGTAAAGTTGATGTCCTTACAGACATCTATTTATCGCAGTTCAATAATTCTGTTTTGTCACTGAAAAGTCATAGTTCGTGGGTGGTAAAAGCTTTAACGTTATTTAAAGcaagtccgcttcctgaaaaaaatCCAgtgctggtgtcatatgagaagtggTGGACGTGACCTAAGTGGACTACCTAactccactaccgtccatgaacaggctcaatcaaaccgagcctgcaacattttcgtttctgtcgtgttgagcgacctgtgaagtttcaacttttctctatttttgaaAGTCTTACATTGCACTGTAAGTCAATGGTCTCTAACAAGGCCTAAAATACTGATACGTACTTTCCTTGTACATGAAAAATTAAATGAGGTAGTTTCCACTTTAAGAGTCATTACTCTTATAATTAAAAGTACATGTTACTTCTAGTTAGAAATtacaggaaaaaaatgtttttaaatgaaaactgcCGTGAAGGGCCTCAACATTGTGCACTGCATTTACCCTCAAGTGAATCAGCAAATCTGCTAGAATCACGAGAAAATCGCTTGTATTGCTTATGATAAGATATAAAAATGCAGTTCATGCATGTTACAATTGAATGTGCATGTGTATGTGATAACCTGAATCGAATCGgacattttcatgtttataccatttatattatatatctgAATTTTACgtatgaaaacataaaaagaaattacaaattcTTATATCGAACAGATTTGTAAATGCAGATCCTCTATTCTTTTAAACTCGTTGATTATAGATCAATTATAGATTGCAGTTGGTTGGTTTAAAGTTTAGTCTAATCGGTAGAACACCTGTTACAATAACATACAAAACTGAAACGTACTAAACATAACTATATTATCTCAGCATGCGACTaatataaagtattatataactGGTCTCCCTTAAAACCTTTATAAATTGCTTGACGaggaaaattttgatataaacttcTTACCTGTCTTTTTCGGATTCCATTACACACAGATATGTGATACATTAGCTATGGGGTAATCAGCATTGGTCCGCCTAGCATTTGAATGTCTGAAAAatagttttcaaagtttttagctcacctgcgcacgtagtgctcaaggtgaacttttgtgatcgccctgtgtccgtcgtccgtcgtcaacaatttgtcacaattttggtccaatcttaatgaaacttggtcagaatgttaccctcaataaaatcttggataagtttaatattaggtcatcttgggtcaaaatctaggtcaataggtcaaatcaaaggaaaagcttgttaacactccagaggccacacatatgacaatatctctatgaaacttggtcaggatgttaatcttgatgacttttagatcaagtttaaatcagGGTCATGTtaggttaaaactaggtcaccaggtcaaaaaaatcacaggaaaatcttgttaatactctagaggccatagttataaatgtatcttcatgacacttggtcaggatgttaatcttgatgatctttaggtcgagtttgaatctgggtcatgttgggtgaaaacctaggtcaacaggtcaaatcaaaggaaaagctagttaacactctagaggccacatttatgaccatatcttaatgaaacttggtcaaaatgtgaTTCTTGGTGACCTTTAGATCAACTTTAAAtatgggtcaggtggggttaaaacaaggtcaccaggtcaaatcaaaggaaaagctagttaacactctagaagccacatctatgaccatatttatataaaacttaatcagaatgttaatcttgatgatttttagatcaagttaaaatcttggtcaggtgggttcaaaaactaggtcgctaggtcaaatcaaatgaaaagctagttaacacactaTAGGCCATATTTGTGATTGTATCTTCGTGAAACgtattcagaatgttaatcttgatgatttttaggtcaatgtCTAATCTTGattatgtggggttaaaaactaggtcaccagttcaaatcaaatgtaaagctttttaacactctagagacctaagtttaagtttaaaactcatgggaattgatcataatgtttgtcttgatgacttctaggttaAAATCGAATCTTgattatttggggtcaaaaactaggtcatcagttcaatataaatgaaaagcttgttaacactctagaggccacatttatgaccatatcttcacggaacttggtcagaatattattcctgatgatatttaggtcaagtttgaatctagatcATTatgggtcaagaactaggtcaccaggtcaaatcaaacgaaaagcttgttagcacactggagaccacatttatgaccatatcttcatgaaacttggttagaatgtcattcttgatgatctttaggtcaagtctgggtcatgtggggtcaaaaactaggtctccaggtcaaatcaaaggaaaagcttgttaacagtctagaggccacaattatgatcctattttcatgaaacttggtcagaatgtttatcttgatgatctctgcgcccagtttgaatctgggtcatatatagtcaaaaactaggccaaccggcttgaaattttgatgacgtgtacagttttgcataccaatcTTATAACTgcctttcagtgaccatgaatgtgacctactgacctactttcttgtttttttaagatacagccctAAATTTGGTCAGGTTAGCAATACAGGGCCTCTTTGATATAGCTGTAATTCAAATTcttatttgaatttataaaaaataccccaagaaatataaaaatgaaaatggtcCAAGCGATAACCACTCCGTTTGGGAGTGTGGTCTTGCCGAGATTCGAACCAGAGTCTTACGATTTAGTAGTCAGCACCACTTCTGTACTCAGCTGTCtgcacacaaacacacaaaaacagtaattcctaaatatttttcaattatgaTTCTTATTCGTTACTACAATGACCGAGGTAAATGAGCCAGACAAAAATGACCGAGGCAAGTGCCTTGATTGCCTCAATAGTCGCTACAGCCATGGGTTCAACTTCGAAGTTTATATCTTAATAGTTTAAAGgatgcaaaacaaaacatataacatCAGCTAATAAACAGGTCGGAGATCATCACAAATCGGTGTGTTATCTACAAATCTATAGTTAACACACCAATCAATAGTTTTTAGTAACTACCGATCTGTAGATAAATAcggataaaaaataaaatacccttttaattttgtaaacaagaaaatCCGGGTGGTGAGGAACGCTTGCAATAAATTGTATCAACTTCCGCTAtcgaaacaaagttattttaaacaGTTCTGAGGAATAGTTTCTTCcgttttttgcatttttcaaacaacttaatttaaatttaacacaaatgcagccattaaaatcaattgaaacCACTTTATTACGCTtgaatttgcatttaaaacaCCTACATTATTTCCATGTTGTTGATCCATTCTTTGCAGTGACACTGAGCGCATTCCCacaatgcattttatataaagagTTATTTTTGGATGCTGTTGCAAGTAAAAGTATGGTGTACAAAAAGGAGCATGCATTAGTAGTACCTTTACAGTATGAAATACATCATTTATTTgatgtatacattttacatattataGTTCCAATGTAGAATTATCCAgtgtttatttttaagttttgggGGAATGGTGGCAGGGCCCATAAGGATGTGAAAATTGCCCCGTAACCATTAAAATAGGGGAAAACGTCGTAATAAAgcaattttttcataaatatgctataataaaaatgtaaattatttaaaagtacatTGCCTCAAGTTTTAAATGGTACAGTTTACATCATCATGTAGATCTAGGAAGGCGGAGAGGGTTTTGTTGGTTGGGATATGTAATTTTTTCAGGAGAATTTCTTTCAGAAATATGTGAATGGGGCAAAATTCCGGCCCCAAAACGGACTAAAAATCGctgatatctatctatctatctatctatcttcaaGTACTGTACTTGGTGGGGTGGGGGCAGAAAAAGGTTAATCAGTTGATAACAATATAGACGTTCTTgtcaataaatatgatataaGACCAAACTTACCAGTGCATTAAAAGTCTCTTTCAAGCAGGCTATTTCTTGTATTTGAACTAATCAGTTCTTCTTCTATCATTTTTTTTAGACTGGAAGGCATTTAATATTATATGCTCTCCCATTTCATGCTACTACATAACATCAAGCAAGTATTTATAGAAAGTAATAAAAacctttcatttaaaaatcgTGTTAAGTATTAACAATTTGAattagctatatatatatatattcacacatgTGTACATCACATTTATACACGCATTAAATCATATACATACAATTGAgttgggccaaaagttattccaacattatctagGCCCTCCCCATTGCTTAAA is a window from the Mercenaria mercenaria strain notata chromosome 7, MADL_Memer_1, whole genome shotgun sequence genome containing:
- the LOC123554007 gene encoding NFX1-type zinc finger-containing protein 1-like, with protein sequence MESEKDRSNTRPPEKFKDKKRGSQTRGDRNDSKERKPDTTETPRHFKSERTTQPVGFARKQGQRSSHGARPKSVTYQNRPADNSISSQNQKNDIFRRRPRTAFGANENNFKTNSDIRNEDQGNNWRNGKFPRRQNTFQNIADDNFGRSHRSPVSDTHLSFGNPISDEINGCRPKVRPNTGMQSQYSRDRYSGWNNEKEVQKGRQMVIGFPFLKNLIGKDPGYIILELTKNKSALKDCLKRASENQEFLEVFLQALSEAYLSRTTPGLMIELFDSLKEGNFFDSVVFLLIDVMGNGKEIDSPVKQMLKNILVIINGQITRNPSSLFVVSRACTLLGQIIDGLSKEDRVVDEIVPMYQDLVEHKNKLEKEQKTYSGRKERQKPPDDFRQYSVCPSPSEITGTARPFLRRNKVEGEYDDLDHYLDVQFRLLREDFVGPLREGITEYIKIKTSKKPNQDEKSIRKLNIKIYENVSVHTPVVTEHGLCYKMKLEMSNFIKRVNWSVSKRLMYGSLVCLTDNDFNSFYLATVVGRDEEDIRNGFFIVHFEQEDVKTYEVLHKIFRMAETSAYFESYRHVLSSMQTFRQGDLPFEKYIIYCDRNVEAPAYLKPGSTYDLRPLVDQDIELQSERRLQTIGTRIPAVANNRFSSTSTEAKCVNILNKKGWPSKELLHLDESQYDAVQTALTSEFSIIQGPPGTGKTYIGLQIVKALLHNKSVWLGSDHRIRPMLVVCYTNHALDQFLEGIAKYFKGDILRVGGRSDSMVLKNCNLKHYRKCLGKLQMSRKQAREELDQHSDELRELAKTIEIYQTEIVGERFLREEMGPRLYNSLVQDFRGNIDRRKRYSYIIKWLGIKRIEEISRQQAEQAYETKTEEFVNVEDNTKQRQRHMVTETDEEDATNAPEKEQELLQKIRRRAGIVFSVEHGIQSKKDKNKKKENLIQQIFNRILKTTLERKISDNDIMGQDEADYIQDVWRLDHNTKWRMYRMWIQNLCIKEYNKIEARRTRFELASERYREAMMQEDKEIMKQASVIGMTTSCAARYQAVLRDIGPRIIIVEEAAEVLEAHIVTTLSKGCEHLILIGDHKQLRPNPTVYRLAIKYRLDVSLFERMIKNKMEFNCLKLQHRMRPEISCLVKHIYPDLLDDGSVKSYPNVKGVSTNIFLVNHESEEKIDEDIKSYSNPLEAQYAAQLCQYLLLQGYQRHEITILTTYTGQLMCIRKFMPKAQFEGVKVTVVDNFQGEENKIIILSLVRSNKIEKIGFLKTENRICVALSRAKYGFYVLGNFNQLAAYSTLWKRITDEMKENGCFGNGLKLCCQNHPQDNAIVAVEPGDFKKAPEGGCQKYCDIRLKCGHVCKRYCHVLDRAHETNTCVEPCTKILCDNGHKCPHRCFVKCGPCQVPMDKTIPICEHQQIVPCSVNPLKFSCRAPCEHILDCGHQCDKACGDAHTSHCKATIDFTFPCGHNSVILCGDTEVAKCQHPCEAILKCEHICSGTCSTCFSGKVHLPCRHECKRILVCGHACNDYCNSCPPCTEYCENRCVHSKCNKSCGEPCVPCQEQCSWKCWHYKCNRLCSQPCDRPRCNKACKKRLKCKHSCIGFCGEPCPNLCRICNKEKVTEIVFGYEDNSNARFVLLEDCMHVIESRALDKYMQMKDESNSIQLKGCPLCKTTIRKCLRYGKIVNQALEDVERVKQQMIGNNGIIDRVSRRIKENPIFSGTFYTNRIRIMRMARSRISTLDRYNICEYQDYFESSLTAFKKARLFTETQLLSLENRHRIAKAVIELRCNIKENYAKVNGKMFNGEKEMVILTSEFVERLTKNLGVLSEQEIEDFTREIQRGNVYVQFLKMKRAIKSAGKDKEATDDFQKVESLILDVQRFTEERETEIDSVINHLKDLLKIEGLGITEEERLEIVKAVGLSKGHWFKCAKSKYSVNALIFHVCTRSCWLDALVKLHDKIICFKCINTLKHLTS